The proteins below are encoded in one region of Hemiscyllium ocellatum isolate sHemOce1 chromosome 3, sHemOce1.pat.X.cur, whole genome shotgun sequence:
- the ntpcr gene encoding cancer-related nucleoside-triphosphatase yields the protein MARHVFLTGPPGIGKTTLIHKTIDVLKSSGVPVDGFYTEEVRKDRRRIGFDVVTVSGKRGPLSRTSYDSGALNCRCEYRVGQYAVDLPSFECLVLPLLRKVNDRNDTEKKVYVIDEIGKMELFSEPFIQCVRQVLDGSSATILGTIPIPKGKPLGLVEEIRSRKDVKIFNITKDNRNNIVEEIVTSVQDCRELKGN from the exons ATGGCTCGACATGTTTTCTTAACGGGGCCTCCAG GTATTGGTAAAACAACCCTAATTCACAAAACCATAGATGTGTTGAAATCTTCTGGTGTTCCTGTTGATGGATTTTACACTGAAGAAGTCAGAAAAGATAGAAGAAGAATAGGATTTGATGTTGTTACAGTATCGGGTAAGCGAGGACCTTTGTCCAGAACTAG CTATGATTCAGGTGCTCTGAACTGTAGATGTGAATATCGAGTTGGCCAATATGCAGTGGATCTTCCGTCATTTGAATGCCTAGTACTGCCTCTTCTCCGAAAA GTTAATGACAGAAATGACACAGAGAAAAAGGTGTACGTGATAGATGAGATTGGCAAAATGGAGCTCTTCAGTGAACCCTTTATCCAGTGTGTACGTCAAGTCCTAGATGGATCCAGTGCCACCATTCTTGGGACTATTCCTATCCCGAAAGGAAAGCCTTTAGGACTTGTGGAAGAAATCAGAAGTAGAAAGGATGTTAAAATATTTAAT ATTACAAAGGATAATAGAAACAATATTGTGGAAGAGATTGTCACATCAGTGCAAGACTGCAGAGAATTAAAAGGAAACTGA